One part of the Sphingopyxis sp. PAMC25046 genome encodes these proteins:
- a CDS encoding alpha/beta fold hydrolase translates to MRPAAICFAFVAALGALQPAAAAETSPGLPWSAPATTEVVVEERKFTNGDRELSGTLHMPRSGKPVAAIVVTHSASSPLRSASLYDHLKTILPVLGIAVFTYDRRGSGQSGSQNAGGDFTLLADDAIAAARSLKSDPRIDPRRIGTWGLSQGGWISPLAASRSPDIAFVVAVSAPIVTADVQMIFSSTNHLKSNGYSAADIEQMVAARKAVDDYMRGTVSRAEAQAKLDGIKAKPWFKYLYMGETFRDRDVSGWRKEIENDPLVNLKAVTVPTLILFGADDAVVPVADSAKRLKAVAPQMPNIEVHVIAGADHAMQMSADLETSLDPKYDGTERPDSPEYFALLASWLAARGFTGD, encoded by the coding sequence ATGCGACCCGCCGCCATCTGTTTCGCCTTCGTCGCGGCGCTCGGTGCGCTGCAACCCGCCGCGGCGGCGGAAACCTCACCCGGCCTGCCGTGGAGCGCGCCCGCAACGACCGAGGTCGTGGTGGAGGAGCGCAAGTTCACGAACGGCGACCGCGAGCTGTCGGGAACGCTGCACATGCCGCGCAGCGGCAAGCCCGTCGCGGCGATCGTCGTAACGCACAGCGCCTCGTCGCCGCTGCGCTCGGCGTCGCTCTACGATCATCTCAAGACGATTCTGCCGGTGCTCGGCATCGCCGTCTTCACTTACGACCGGCGCGGATCGGGCCAGTCGGGCAGCCAGAATGCCGGGGGCGATTTCACGCTCCTCGCCGACGACGCCATCGCCGCCGCGCGGAGCCTGAAGAGCGATCCGCGGATCGATCCGCGCCGCATCGGCACCTGGGGGCTGAGCCAGGGTGGCTGGATCTCGCCGCTCGCCGCGTCGCGCAGCCCCGACATCGCCTTCGTCGTGGCGGTGTCGGCGCCGATCGTGACCGCCGACGTCCAGATGATCTTTTCCTCAACGAACCATCTGAAATCCAATGGTTATTCCGCGGCCGACATCGAGCAGATGGTCGCGGCGCGCAAGGCGGTCGACGATTATATGCGCGGCACCGTGAGCCGCGCCGAAGCGCAGGCGAAGCTCGACGGGATCAAGGCCAAGCCGTGGTTCAAATATCTCTATATGGGCGAAACCTTCCGCGACCGCGACGTATCGGGTTGGCGCAAGGAGATCGAAAATGATCCGCTGGTCAATCTGAAGGCGGTCACCGTGCCGACCCTCATCCTGTTTGGCGCCGACGATGCGGTCGTCCCGGTCGCCGATTCGGCCAAGCGCCTGAAGGCCGTCGCGCCGCAAATGCCCAATATCGAGGTGCATGTGATTGCCGGCGCCGACCATGCGATGCAGATGTCCGCGGACCTCGAAACATCGCTGGACCCCAAGTACGACGGCACCGAACGTCCCGATTCGCCCGAATATTTCGCGCTGCTGGCGAGTTGGCTGGCAGCGCGGGGCTTCACCGGCGACTGA
- a CDS encoding 2-oxoglutarate and iron-dependent oxygenase domain-containing protein → MTAAVPVISMSLPADQFAKDFGASFERFGFAMITDHGIAPDLIDEAWAKAKAFFALPEEVKRAYHIAGGGGARGYTPFGTEIAKGAKEVDLKEFWHVGRDLPPGHRLAAQQPNNVWPKEVDGFRAAYDKLFAEFDRVGARLLSGIARYLGLAPDFFDDTVADGNSVMRLLHYPPVEAPAKGIRAEAHEDINTITLLLGAEEAGLEILDKDGSWLPVSPPPGAMAVNVGDMLQRLTNNRLPSTTHRVRNPDAGRASVARYSMPFFLHFRSDYPIETLESCIDASHPNLYPTPITADDYLQERLREIGLKK, encoded by the coding sequence ATGACCGCTGCCGTTCCCGTCATTTCCATGTCGCTTCCCGCCGACCAGTTCGCGAAGGATTTCGGGGCGTCGTTCGAACGCTTCGGTTTCGCGATGATCACCGATCACGGCATCGCCCCCGACCTGATCGACGAGGCTTGGGCGAAGGCGAAGGCCTTCTTTGCGCTGCCCGAGGAGGTCAAGCGCGCCTATCATATCGCGGGCGGCGGCGGCGCGCGCGGCTACACGCCGTTCGGGACCGAGATCGCCAAGGGCGCGAAGGAGGTCGACCTCAAGGAATTCTGGCACGTCGGCCGCGACCTGCCCCCAGGCCACCGCCTCGCCGCGCAGCAGCCGAACAATGTCTGGCCGAAGGAAGTCGACGGTTTCCGCGCCGCCTATGACAAGCTGTTCGCCGAATTCGACCGCGTCGGCGCGCGCCTTCTGTCGGGCATCGCGCGCTATCTCGGCCTCGCGCCCGATTTCTTCGACGACACCGTCGCCGACGGTAACAGCGTGATGCGCCTGCTCCATTATCCGCCGGTCGAGGCGCCCGCGAAGGGCATCCGCGCCGAGGCGCATGAGGACATCAACACGATCACCCTCCTCCTCGGCGCCGAGGAAGCGGGCCTCGAAATCCTCGACAAGGACGGCAGCTGGCTTCCCGTGTCGCCGCCGCCCGGCGCGATGGCGGTCAATGTTGGCGACATGCTCCAGCGGCTGACCAACAACCGCCTGCCCTCGACCACCCATCGCGTCCGCAATCCCGACGCGGGCCGCGCGAGCGTCGCGCGTTATTCGATGCCCTTTTTCCTCCACTTCCGTTCGGACTACCCGATCGAAACGCTCGAAAGCTGCATCGACGCGTCGCACCCGAACCTCTACCCGACGCCGATCACCGCCGACGACTATCTGCAGGAGCGGCTGCGCGAGATCGGGCTAAAAAAATAA
- a CDS encoding EVE domain-containing protein → MAKQYWLMKSEPDAYAWDQLVKDGTGIWDGVRNHTAKLNMMAMKKGDEAFFYHSNIGKECVGIMEITEESFPDPTADKGSPWVVVRVAPVRAFAHPVTLAAIKADPKLADMDLIRQSRLSVGRVTPAEWKHILKKSEKPEG, encoded by the coding sequence ATGGCAAAGCAATATTGGCTGATGAAATCCGAACCCGACGCCTATGCGTGGGACCAGCTGGTCAAGGACGGCACCGGCATCTGGGACGGGGTGCGCAACCACACCGCGAAACTCAACATGATGGCGATGAAGAAGGGTGACGAAGCCTTTTTCTATCACAGCAATATCGGCAAGGAATGCGTCGGGATCATGGAGATCACCGAGGAAAGTTTTCCCGACCCGACCGCCGACAAGGGCTCGCCCTGGGTGGTGGTGCGCGTCGCGCCGGTGCGCGCGTTCGCCCATCCGGTGACGCTCGCGGCAATCAAGGCCGATCCGAAGCTCGCCGACATGGACCTCATCCGCCAGTCGCGGCTGTCGGTCGGGCGCGTGACGCCCGCCGAGTGGAAACATATATTGAAGAAGTCGGAGAAGCCCGAGGGCTGA
- a CDS encoding PilZ domain-containing protein yields MLGNHTIETVKAPKGGRGAERAPVTARARFREPGLNPFDVELFDLSSTGFRMVTSFRPQIGKHIWVNLPGLQPLEAVVRRADGNNYGCEFVHPLHVSVAQHLQAKLRGQ; encoded by the coding sequence GTGTTGGGGAATCACACCATCGAAACCGTAAAGGCGCCCAAGGGCGGGCGCGGCGCCGAACGCGCGCCGGTGACTGCGCGTGCGCGCTTCCGCGAACCGGGACTCAACCCCTTCGACGTCGAATTGTTCGACCTGTCATCGACCGGCTTTCGCATGGTAACGTCTTTCCGGCCGCAGATCGGCAAGCATATCTGGGTCAACCTGCCTGGGCTCCAACCGCTGGAGGCAGTCGTCCGCCGCGCCGACGGCAATAATTACGGCTGCGAGTTCGTGCACCCGCTCCATGTGTCGGTCGCCCAGCATCTGCAGGCGAAATTGCGCGGCCAGTAA
- a CDS encoding SOS response-associated peptidase family protein — protein sequence MTSLYRLDAPASMIAATFGAEAGDDPWIGDYVAPARPAPVIVSDGRGGSRRWLRPKLWGVPPPPQGTEPVTHVRNLTSPFWIGTLRHAELRCLIPATAFAYWSGADGARRQHWFWVPSQPIFAFAGVVRQGEDWPCFAMLTTDANRLVGHHQPKAMPVILHRDDHATWLCGEWRAAEALAVPFPGQSMAVGEAPPV from the coding sequence TTGACCAGCCTCTACCGCCTCGATGCGCCCGCGAGCATGATCGCCGCAACGTTCGGCGCCGAGGCGGGCGATGACCCGTGGATCGGCGATTATGTCGCGCCCGCACGCCCCGCGCCGGTGATCGTCAGCGACGGGCGCGGCGGATCGCGGCGCTGGCTGCGCCCGAAGCTGTGGGGGGTGCCGCCGCCGCCGCAGGGCACCGAGCCCGTCACGCACGTCCGCAATCTGACCAGCCCCTTCTGGATCGGCACCTTGCGCCATGCCGAACTGCGCTGCCTGATCCCCGCGACCGCCTTTGCCTATTGGTCGGGCGCGGACGGCGCGCGGCGGCAGCACTGGTTTTGGGTGCCGTCGCAGCCGATCTTCGCCTTTGCCGGGGTGGTGCGGCAGGGGGAGGATTGGCCGTGCTTCGCGATGCTGACAACCGACGCCAACCGGCTTGTCGGACATCACCAGCCCAAGGCTATGCCGGTGATCCTGCACCGCGACGATCATGCGACCTGGCTCTGCGGCGAATGGCGCGCCGCCGAGGCGCTTGCCGTTCCCTTTCCCGGCCAGTCGATGGCGGTCGGCGAAGCGCCGCCGGTATAG
- the arfB gene encoding alternative ribosome rescue aminoacyl-tRNA hydrolase ArfB, whose protein sequence is MAEIPESAITEKFLAGSGPGGQNVNKVATACQLRVDVFALGLAPDAYRRLKALAGSKMTSAGELVILARSFRTQEANRADARARLNELVDAALVRPERRIKTKPSKAAKAKRVDSKKARSSIKAGRGRVRGID, encoded by the coding sequence GTGGCTGAAATCCCCGAAAGCGCGATCACCGAGAAGTTTCTCGCGGGGTCGGGTCCTGGGGGCCAGAATGTCAACAAGGTCGCGACCGCGTGCCAGCTACGCGTCGATGTTTTTGCGCTCGGCCTCGCGCCCGATGCCTATCGCCGCCTCAAGGCGCTCGCCGGGAGCAAGATGACTTCGGCGGGCGAACTCGTCATTCTCGCGCGCAGTTTTCGCACGCAGGAAGCGAACCGCGCCGATGCACGCGCGCGGCTGAACGAGCTGGTCGATGCCGCGCTCGTGCGTCCCGAACGCCGCATCAAGACCAAGCCGAGCAAGGCCGCCAAGGCGAAGCGCGTCGATAGCAAGAAGGCACGCAGCAGCATCAAGGCCGGACGCGGACGGGTGCGCGGCATCGACTAG
- a CDS encoding RNA pseudouridine synthase has translation MLLSDRVLFLDGEALVIDKPAGLPVDAPRDGSLSLENHLDSLRFGFKRWPLAVHRLDRDTSGCLLLARNPKAHGRFTRAFESREVEKQYLAIVDGVPEGDSGTIDLPLAKTSTAETGWRMVGDPKGKPSVSHWEKLAVVEGRALLRFRPETGRTHQLRVHALEGLGFPLVGDPVYGRGGTKTRTLLHAERLVVKRDVKPSIIAEAPFPDAFVALGFAVPEGAEPTRG, from the coding sequence ATGCTCCTTTCAGATCGTGTCCTATTCCTCGACGGCGAGGCCCTCGTCATCGACAAGCCAGCGGGCCTTCCCGTCGACGCGCCGCGCGACGGCAGCCTCAGCCTCGAAAACCATCTCGATTCCTTGCGGTTCGGCTTCAAGCGCTGGCCGCTCGCCGTCCACCGGCTCGACCGCGATACGTCGGGCTGCCTGCTCCTCGCGCGCAATCCCAAGGCGCACGGCCGCTTCACCCGCGCGTTCGAAAGCCGCGAGGTCGAGAAGCAATATCTGGCGATCGTCGACGGCGTGCCGGAGGGGGACAGCGGCACGATCGACCTGCCGCTTGCCAAGACCTCGACCGCCGAGACCGGCTGGCGCATGGTCGGCGACCCGAAAGGCAAGCCGTCGGTCTCGCACTGGGAGAAGCTCGCGGTCGTCGAGGGCCGCGCGCTGCTCCGCTTTCGTCCCGAAACCGGCCGCACCCACCAGCTGCGCGTCCACGCGCTCGAAGGACTCGGCTTCCCGCTCGTCGGCGATCCCGTTTACGGGCGCGGCGGCACGAAGACGCGCACGCTGCTTCATGCCGAAAGGCTGGTCGTAAAACGTGACGTCAAGCCGTCGATAATTGCCGAGGCGCCCTTCCCCGACGCGTTCGTCGCGTTGGGGTTCGCGGTGCCCGAAGGAGCGGAGCCGACGCGTGGCTGA
- a CDS encoding class III extradiol ring-cleavage dioxygenase — MRRLPSLFLSHGSPMMALEPSPARDFLAGLGAHLPRPRAILVVSAHHDAAYQGGRATVTASTAPPTIHDFGGFPDELFAMRYPAPGDPALAARVAELLAGHGLHVTADADRGLDHGAWVPLSLIYPDADIPVVQLSIASNATPEWHYALGQALAPLRDEGVLIVGSGSITHNLRAVFSARPPIDAPAPAWVTDFTDWIAERMSAGAIHDVLNSVQHAPHGADNHPTPDHILPLFVAMGAGDAPLKAERLHASTTYAVLAMDVYAFD, encoded by the coding sequence ATGCGCCGCCTGCCGAGCCTTTTCCTTTCGCACGGCTCGCCGATGATGGCGCTCGAGCCCAGCCCGGCGCGGGACTTCCTCGCCGGGCTGGGTGCCCATTTGCCGCGCCCGCGCGCGATCCTCGTCGTGTCGGCGCATCACGACGCGGCGTATCAGGGCGGGCGGGCAACGGTGACCGCGTCGACCGCGCCGCCGACGATCCACGACTTCGGCGGCTTCCCCGACGAACTGTTCGCGATGCGCTATCCCGCGCCGGGCGATCCGGCGCTGGCGGCACGGGTTGCCGAGTTGCTCGCCGGCCACGGTCTTCATGTCACCGCCGATGCGGACCGCGGCCTCGATCATGGCGCGTGGGTGCCGCTCTCACTCATCTATCCCGACGCCGACATTCCCGTCGTCCAGCTCTCGATCGCCTCGAATGCCACGCCCGAATGGCATTACGCGCTTGGCCAGGCGCTCGCGCCGCTGCGCGACGAAGGCGTACTGATCGTCGGGTCGGGCAGTATCACCCACAACCTGCGCGCGGTGTTTTCGGCGCGCCCGCCGATCGACGCGCCTGCCCCGGCATGGGTCACCGACTTCACCGACTGGATCGCGGAACGGATGTCTGCGGGGGCCATCCACGACGTGCTGAACAGCGTCCAGCACGCGCCGCACGGCGCGGACAATCATCCGACCCCCGATCATATATTGCCACTGTTCGTTGCGATGGGCGCCGGAGACGCGCCGCTCAAGGCCGAACGGCTGCACGCCAGCACGACCTACGCCGTGCTCGCGATGGACGTTTACGCTTTCGACTAA
- a CDS encoding NAD(P)H-dependent oxidoreductase — MAHILRIDASARNEGSTTRLLADRLVNRLVEQNYGATLTRRDLNAAPPALLTEGWVGANFTDEAERSDEQKALLAGSDELIAELEAADTIVITAPIYNFAIPASLKAWVDLIARARRTFRYTEAGPEGLLKGKRAFIVFASGGVPLGSEVDFASGYLKHILRFVGITDVTIIAADGHLMDGDALNRATAAIGELSQAA; from the coding sequence ATGGCCCATATTCTTCGCATCGATGCCAGCGCCCGCAACGAAGGGTCGACCACCCGCTTGCTTGCCGACCGGCTCGTCAACCGCCTCGTCGAACAGAATTACGGCGCGACGCTGACCCGCCGCGATCTCAACGCCGCGCCGCCGGCGCTGCTGACCGAAGGCTGGGTCGGCGCCAATTTCACCGACGAGGCCGAGCGCAGCGACGAACAGAAGGCGCTGCTTGCCGGCTCGGATGAGTTGATCGCCGAACTCGAAGCCGCTGACACGATCGTCATCACCGCTCCCATCTATAATTTTGCGATCCCCGCGTCGCTCAAGGCCTGGGTCGACCTGATCGCCCGCGCGCGCCGTACCTTCCGCTATACCGAAGCCGGTCCCGAAGGGTTGCTGAAGGGCAAGCGCGCTTTCATCGTCTTCGCCTCGGGCGGCGTGCCGCTGGGCAGCGAGGTCGATTTCGCGAGCGGTTATCTCAAACACATCCTTCGTTTCGTCGGCATCACTGATGTCACCATCATCGCTGCCGACGGACATCTGATGGACGGCGACGCCCTCAATCGCGCAACCGCCGCGATCGGCGAGCTGAGCCAAGCGGCCTGA
- a CDS encoding pirin family protein, protein MIDIRKFDTLGHADHGWLDARHHFSFANYHDPKRMGWGALRVWNDDAIAAQSGFPPHPHRDMEIITYVRTGAISHRDSMGNAGRTAAGDVQVMSAGTGVTHSEFNLEDEETTLFQIWIIPDREGGNPGWGARQFPKADRSGQFVTLASGIEGDDDALPIRADARVAAATVNAGETVSYELEAGRHAYLVAAKGRIRVNGEAADPRDGIALRDVGTISVEALDDAELVLVDSL, encoded by the coding sequence ATGATCGATATTCGCAAATTCGACACGCTGGGCCACGCCGACCATGGCTGGCTCGACGCCCGTCACCATTTTTCCTTCGCAAACTACCATGATCCGAAGCGGATGGGCTGGGGCGCGCTGCGCGTCTGGAACGACGACGCCATCGCGGCGCAGTCGGGTTTCCCCCCGCACCCGCACCGCGACATGGAAATCATCACCTATGTCCGCACCGGCGCGATCAGCCACCGCGACTCCATGGGCAACGCCGGTCGCACCGCCGCGGGCGACGTCCAGGTGATGAGCGCCGGGACGGGCGTTACACACAGCGAGTTCAACCTCGAGGACGAGGAAACGACGCTGTTTCAGATCTGGATCATCCCCGATCGCGAAGGCGGAAACCCCGGCTGGGGCGCGCGCCAGTTCCCCAAGGCCGACCGTTCGGGCCAGTTCGTGACGCTGGCGAGCGGTATCGAGGGCGATGATGACGCGCTGCCGATCCGCGCCGATGCCCGCGTCGCCGCGGCAACGGTGAACGCCGGCGAAACTGTCTCTTACGAACTCGAGGCCGGACGCCACGCCTATCTGGTCGCCGCCAAGGGCCGCATCCGCGTCAACGGCGAGGCGGCCGACCCCCGCGACGGCATCGCGCTCCGCGATGTCGGCACGATCAGCGTCGAGGCGCTCGACGACGCCGAACTGGTACTCGTCGACAGCCTCTGA
- a CDS encoding LysR family transcriptional regulator, whose translation MALPDYEGWACFVAVADGGSFTAAAAALGLSKASVSKAVTRLEASLGITLLHRSSRVVAVSTAGAGLLDEARTMVAAATAATEAARGDRLDLAGPIRLAAPMSFGIKVLGPPLAAFLDQHPAVEIEVLLSDARNDPVAEGIDLTLRIAPLADSSLLARTIAPVAASVIASPAYLERHGVPKHPLDLARHRLIGYGHRQRAMPLHFHRKDEEATVLPTGPLFANNGDIAVPLVVAGVGIALLPDFIAADALASGAVVPILTDWSPPQSHLHLLSPPSRLRPARVRALSDHLVDTLKMSCTGAHDRYVTLHHDPKTV comes from the coding sequence GTGGCACTTCCCGACTATGAAGGCTGGGCCTGTTTCGTTGCCGTCGCCGACGGCGGCAGCTTCACCGCCGCCGCCGCCGCGCTCGGCCTGTCGAAGGCGAGCGTGTCGAAGGCGGTGACGCGGCTCGAGGCGTCGCTCGGCATCACCCTGCTGCATCGGAGCTCGCGCGTCGTCGCGGTGTCGACCGCGGGCGCGGGCCTGCTCGACGAGGCACGCACGATGGTCGCGGCGGCGACCGCGGCGACCGAGGCGGCGCGCGGCGACCGGCTCGACCTCGCCGGCCCGATCCGCCTCGCGGCTCCGATGAGTTTCGGCATCAAGGTGCTCGGCCCGCCGCTTGCGGCCTTCCTCGACCAGCATCCCGCGGTCGAGATCGAGGTGCTGTTGAGCGACGCGCGCAACGACCCCGTCGCCGAGGGCATCGACCTGACGCTGCGCATCGCGCCGCTTGCCGATTCAAGCCTACTCGCACGGACGATCGCGCCCGTCGCGGCTTCGGTGATCGCGAGCCCCGCCTATCTGGAAAGGCACGGCGTGCCAAAGCATCCGCTCGATCTCGCGAGGCATCGGTTGATCGGTTACGGCCACCGTCAGCGGGCGATGCCGCTCCATTTTCACCGCAAGGATGAGGAAGCGACGGTGCTCCCCACCGGCCCCTTGTTCGCGAACAATGGCGATATCGCGGTGCCGCTCGTCGTCGCGGGGGTCGGGATCGCCCTCCTGCCCGACTTCATCGCCGCCGACGCGCTGGCGTCGGGCGCGGTTGTCCCGATCCTCACCGACTGGTCGCCACCGCAGTCGCATCTGCACCTTTTGTCGCCGCCGTCGCGGCTGCGTCCAGCGCGCGTGCGCGCGCTTTCGGACCATCTTGTCGACACGCTCAAAATGTCCTGTACCGGGGCACATGATCGCTATGTGACGCTTCACCATGATCCGAAAACGGTCTGA
- a CDS encoding response regulator transcription factor CtrA, whose product MRVLLIEDEPTTAKAIDTMLTTEGFNVYTTDLGEEGLDLGKLYDYDIILLDLNLPDMHGYDVLKKLRTAKVQTPVLILSGVSEMDSKVRSFGFGADDYVTKPFHRDELVARIHAVVRRSKGHSQSVIKTGKLAVNLDTKTVEVDSIRVHLTGKEYQMLELLSLRKGTTLTKEMFLNHLYGGMDEPELKIIDVFICKLRKKLALACGGENYIETVWGRGYVLRDIDDEGNEVRRVA is encoded by the coding sequence ATGCGCGTACTGCTGATCGAGGACGAGCCGACGACCGCGAAAGCGATCGACACGATGCTCACGACCGAAGGCTTCAACGTCTACACCACCGATCTTGGTGAGGAAGGCCTGGATCTCGGCAAGCTCTATGATTACGACATCATTCTGCTCGACTTGAACCTGCCCGACATGCACGGCTATGACGTGCTGAAAAAGCTGCGCACTGCAAAGGTGCAGACGCCGGTGCTGATCCTGTCGGGCGTTTCCGAAATGGATTCGAAGGTGCGCTCGTTCGGCTTCGGCGCCGACGATTATGTCACCAAACCGTTCCACCGCGACGAGCTGGTCGCGCGCATCCATGCGGTCGTCCGCCGCTCGAAGGGCCATAGCCAGAGCGTCATCAAGACCGGCAAGCTCGCGGTCAATCTCGACACGAAGACGGTCGAGGTTGACAGCATCCGCGTGCATCTGACCGGCAAGGAATATCAGATGCTCGAGTTGCTTAGCTTGCGCAAGGGTACGACGCTGACCAAGGAAATGTTCCTCAACCACCTTTATGGCGGCATGGACGAACCCGAGCTGAAGATCATCGACGTCTTCATCTGCAAGCTCAGGAAGAAGCTGGCGCTCGCCTGCGGCGGCGAAAACTACATCGAGACGGTCTGGGGCCGCGGCTATGTCCTTCGCGACATCGACGACGAAGGCAATGAGGTGCGCCGCGTCGCCTGA
- a CDS encoding glutamate--cysteine ligase: MSTRTASDSNDPIVETRDQLAAPMIKGEKPRDRWRIGTEHEKFVYRTADNRAPSYDEPGGIHDLLMALTRFGWEPVIEGGKVIALAGSDGTVSLEPAGQLELSGAPLENLHQTCAETGRHLKQVKEVGAELGLGFLGLGMWPDKTREELPIMPKGRYKIMLDHMPRVGSLGLDMMLRTCTIQTNLDYASEADMVQKFRVSLALQPLATALFASSPFTEGRPNGFMSYRSHIWTDTDPARTGMLPFVFDEGFGYERYVDYMLDVPMYFVFRDGKYIDAAGQSFRDFLKGELPALPGEKPRLSDWNDHLSTAFPEVRLKSFLEMRGADGGPWNRICALPALWVGLLYDQGALDAAWDLVKGWSIEEQQSLRDAVPSEGLDALAPGGSTVGELAHHVLDIAAAGLKARGEVNSMGDNEVGFLEPLRRIAKSGKSPAHDLLDRYEGPWNHDLSKIYDELSF, from the coding sequence ATGAGCACGCGCACCGCCTCCGACAGCAACGACCCCATCGTCGAAACCCGCGACCAGCTCGCGGCGCCCATGATCAAGGGCGAAAAGCCAAGGGACCGCTGGCGTATCGGCACCGAGCACGAGAAATTCGTCTATCGCACCGCCGACAATCGCGCTCCCTCATATGACGAACCCGGCGGTATCCACGATTTGTTGATGGCGCTCACCCGCTTCGGCTGGGAACCGGTGATCGAGGGCGGAAAGGTGATCGCGCTGGCGGGCAGCGACGGCACCGTCAGCCTCGAACCTGCGGGCCAATTGGAACTGTCCGGCGCGCCGCTCGAAAACCTCCACCAGACCTGCGCCGAGACCGGGCGGCATCTGAAGCAGGTGAAGGAAGTCGGCGCCGAACTCGGGCTCGGTTTCCTCGGGCTCGGCATGTGGCCCGACAAGACGCGCGAAGAACTGCCGATCATGCCCAAGGGGCGCTACAAGATCATGCTCGACCATATGCCGCGCGTCGGCAGCCTCGGGCTCGACATGATGCTGCGCACCTGTACGATCCAGACCAACCTCGACTATGCGAGCGAGGCCGACATGGTGCAGAAATTCCGCGTCAGCCTGGCTCTGCAGCCGCTCGCGACCGCGCTCTTCGCCAGCTCGCCCTTCACCGAAGGACGGCCCAACGGTTTCATGTCGTATCGCAGCCATATCTGGACCGACACCGACCCCGCGCGCACGGGCATGCTGCCCTTCGTGTTCGACGAGGGCTTCGGCTACGAGCGCTATGTCGATTATATGCTCGACGTCCCGATGTATTTCGTCTTCCGTGACGGCAAATATATCGACGCCGCGGGGCAAAGCTTTCGTGACTTTCTGAAGGGCGAACTGCCCGCGCTTCCGGGCGAGAAGCCGCGTCTCTCCGACTGGAACGACCATCTGTCGACCGCCTTTCCCGAAGTGCGCCTCAAAAGCTTCCTCGAAATGCGCGGCGCCGACGGGGGCCCGTGGAACCGCATCTGCGCGCTGCCGGCGCTGTGGGTGGGGCTGCTCTACGACCAAGGCGCGCTCGACGCGGCGTGGGATCTTGTCAAGGGCTGGAGCATCGAGGAGCAGCAGAGCTTGCGCGACGCAGTGCCAAGCGAAGGCCTCGACGCGCTCGCGCCCGGCGGCAGCACGGTCGGCGAGCTGGCGCATCACGTGCTCGACATCGCGGCTGCGGGGCTCAAGGCGCGCGGCGAGGTCAATTCGATGGGCGACAACGAGGTCGGCTTCCTCGAACCGCTCCGCCGCATCGCCAAAAGCGGCAAATCGCCCGCGCACGACCTGCTCGACCGCTACGAAGGACCGTGGAACCACGATCTTTCGAAAATCTATGACGAACTGAGCTTCTAA